One genomic window of Psychrobacter cibarius includes the following:
- a CDS encoding pyridoxal phosphate-dependent aminotransferase yields MSELQLSDRVNNIKPSPTLAITNKAKELKAAGKNIIGLGAGEPDFDTPEHIKKAAIDAINDGFTKYTAVDGTPELKKAIIEKFKRDNNISYEPNEILVSVGGKQSFFNLAQAFINPGDEVIIPAPYWVSYPDMVIIAEGVPVIVKCPAEQDFKITAEQLEDAITDKTKMLVLNSPSNPTGMIYTLDELKAIAEVLKKHPQVYVVSDDMYEHIRWTGDKFYNILNAAPELKERAIILNGVSKAYAMTGWRIGYAGGPAKLIGAMKKVQSQSTSCPTSISQVAAEAAISGDQSVLTPMVEAFEKRCDLVVDGLNAIKGITCLRPDGAFYVYPDIKPLIKAAGLSSCTEFSAWLLEKVGVAVVPGDAFGLGGYMRISYATDEATLKDALSRIEKAVADLDVAE; encoded by the coding sequence ATGAGCGAATTGCAACTCTCTGACCGCGTCAACAACATCAAGCCATCGCCTACGCTAGCGATTACCAATAAAGCCAAAGAGCTAAAAGCCGCTGGTAAAAACATAATCGGTCTGGGTGCGGGTGAACCTGATTTTGATACGCCAGAGCACATCAAAAAAGCAGCAATCGATGCCATTAATGACGGTTTTACCAAATACACCGCTGTCGATGGTACGCCAGAGCTCAAAAAAGCCATCATTGAGAAGTTCAAACGTGATAACAACATCAGCTATGAGCCCAATGAAATCCTAGTATCGGTCGGTGGTAAACAATCATTTTTTAATCTTGCGCAAGCCTTTATCAATCCAGGTGATGAAGTCATCATTCCGGCACCTTACTGGGTCAGCTATCCTGACATGGTCATCATTGCAGAAGGTGTGCCAGTCATCGTCAAATGCCCTGCTGAGCAAGATTTCAAAATCACCGCTGAGCAGTTAGAAGACGCCATCACTGACAAAACTAAAATGCTGGTACTAAACAGCCCCTCTAACCCAACAGGTATGATTTACACGTTGGATGAGCTAAAAGCCATCGCTGAAGTGCTGAAAAAGCACCCACAAGTTTATGTTGTGTCAGATGACATGTATGAGCACATCCGCTGGACGGGCGATAAGTTCTACAATATTTTGAATGCCGCACCTGAGCTAAAAGAGCGGGCGATCATTTTAAATGGCGTGTCAAAAGCATATGCGATGACTGGCTGGCGTATTGGTTACGCTGGTGGCCCTGCCAAGCTGATTGGGGCGATGAAAAAAGTACAATCACAGTCAACCTCATGCCCAACATCGATCAGCCAAGTGGCTGCCGAAGCCGCTATTAGTGGCGATCAAAGCGTGCTCACGCCGATGGTAGAAGCCTTTGAGAAGCGTTGTGATCTAGTCGTTGATGGTTTGAACGCGATTAAAGGTATTACCTGCCTGCGTCCTGATGGCGCTTTCTACGTATATCCTGACATCAAACCACTCATCAAAGCTGCTGGTCTGTCATCATGTACTGAATTTTCAGCATGGTTGTTAGAGAAGGTTGGCGTAGCAGTGGTGCCTGGTGACGCCTTTGGTCTTGGTGGCTATATGCGCATCTCTTACGCGACTGATGAAGCAACGCTAAAAGATGCCTTATCACGTATCGAAAAAGCGGTGGCTGATCTAGACGTTGCTGAATAA
- the icmH gene encoding type IVB secretion system protein IcmH/DotU: MSGNNSMGSAPSLLDSGEVASKVSATGLDKRISSQSLVDIMYDGFYLVFLLRNHYFSTEPRQFRQKIYDFLDKFEMNARKKGFLSEDIHEAKYAYCALIDETIMTSQEPEFQTLKDAWELNPLQLDLFGSQIAGNEFFERLDGLREQGERRLPALEVYHYAMLLGFQGKYRLEAPEKIRYLISRLGDEIEHLRGNKNEFSPFWAIPDQIKHTLTSETPLWVILTVMAVLLTAIFATMWQFTNSFSNEQLSAYDNVIQENKEQAHISIFLP, encoded by the coding sequence ATGTCAGGGAATAATTCAATGGGTTCTGCACCTTCGTTGTTAGATTCAGGCGAGGTGGCTTCAAAGGTCTCAGCAACTGGTCTAGATAAGCGTATCAGTAGTCAGTCGCTAGTAGACATCATGTATGACGGCTTTTACTTGGTATTTTTATTGCGTAATCATTATTTCAGCACTGAGCCGCGTCAATTTCGTCAAAAAATATATGATTTTTTAGATAAATTCGAGATGAATGCGCGCAAAAAAGGATTTCTGTCAGAAGATATCCATGAAGCTAAGTATGCGTATTGTGCGTTGATTGATGAGACCATCATGACATCGCAAGAGCCAGAGTTTCAAACTCTCAAAGATGCTTGGGAGCTAAATCCTTTGCAGTTGGATTTATTTGGCTCACAAATTGCTGGTAATGAGTTCTTTGAGCGTTTAGATGGGCTACGCGAGCAAGGAGAGAGACGTCTGCCTGCTCTGGAAGTCTATCACTATGCGATGCTACTTGGTTTTCAAGGGAAGTATCGTTTAGAGGCGCCAGAGAAAATTCGTTATCTTATCTCACGCTTAGGGGATGAAATTGAGCATCTACGAGGTAATAAGAACGAGTTTTCGCCATTTTGGGCGATACCGGACCAAATCAAACACACGCTCACGAGCGAAACGCCACTATGGGTCATACTCACGGTCATGGCAGTGTTGTTGACCGCAATATTTGCTACCATGTGGCAGTTTACCAATAGTTTCTCGAATGAGCAGCTGTCAGCATACGACAATGTGATTCAAGAAAACAAAGAGCAAGCTCATATCTCAATTTTTCTACCTTAA
- the tssK gene encoding type VI secretion system baseplate subunit TssK — protein sequence MSKHRVLWGEGLFLRPQHFQIQDTYHDSQRALSMMLVHPYAYGVSDVQIDKQLLESNLLSFQSIYAVLPDGTIYHAPRTDTLPKAITLDTQDNGDEVFVFLSLEIVHSGGSNIQTDRSDNPARYVRGAIEAQDLYSQAAEAVIDVIKLSPSLQLSHSAQAPSQDTVSLLVAKLVRTTQGVYQVDDDYIVPSVHITSNPALIGHVYRLMTMINTKSTSLYDHHRQSNNDLLEFRSSDIASFWLLHTLNTAYSQLSHLYNNAKLHPERLYEALLNVASQLATFSSLYKVGDLPSYNHDNANDSFVSIILIIRELLNTVIASNFISIPLRQNKPSYYTGELSSDKITRGSQLYLSVSSSLPMHELIDIVPRRFKIATPDSVEKRVLSALPGSSISHVSQVPSAIPVRPGFSYFTIEPVGELYDEMLKSESICIYVPNGFDDLKIELMAIVQ from the coding sequence TTGAGTAAACACAGGGTATTATGGGGAGAAGGGTTGTTTTTGCGACCCCAACATTTTCAGATTCAAGACACTTATCATGACTCGCAACGAGCTTTGAGTATGATGCTGGTGCATCCTTATGCTTATGGAGTATCTGATGTTCAGATTGATAAGCAACTTTTGGAAAGCAATTTACTAAGTTTTCAAAGTATTTATGCGGTATTGCCAGATGGCACGATATATCATGCGCCTCGTACCGACACCTTACCGAAAGCCATTACCTTAGATACCCAAGACAATGGCGATGAAGTTTTCGTATTCTTGAGTTTAGAGATTGTCCATAGTGGCGGCAGCAATATACAGACGGATCGTAGTGACAATCCAGCACGCTATGTAAGGGGTGCTATTGAGGCACAAGACCTATATAGCCAAGCGGCTGAAGCAGTCATTGACGTGATTAAACTGTCGCCAAGTTTGCAATTAAGTCATTCTGCGCAAGCGCCTAGCCAAGATACCGTGTCCTTATTGGTAGCCAAGCTCGTGCGTACCACTCAAGGCGTCTATCAAGTCGATGATGATTATATCGTCCCAAGTGTGCATATTACGAGTAACCCTGCGCTTATTGGTCACGTATATCGTTTGATGACGATGATTAATACCAAGTCTACGTCGCTGTATGACCATCATCGTCAGTCAAACAATGACTTACTGGAGTTTCGCTCCTCGGATATTGCCTCTTTTTGGCTATTGCATACGCTAAATACCGCATACTCTCAGCTCAGTCATTTATATAATAATGCCAAACTACATCCAGAACGCCTTTATGAAGCATTATTAAATGTCGCCAGCCAATTGGCTACTTTTAGCTCATTATATAAGGTGGGCGACTTACCTTCTTATAATCACGATAATGCCAATGACTCATTTGTTAGTATCATTTTGATTATTCGTGAGCTACTCAATACTGTCATTGCCAGTAACTTTATCTCGATTCCATTGCGTCAGAATAAGCCATCTTATTATACAGGTGAGCTAAGTAGTGACAAGATCACGCGTGGCTCACAGCTGTATCTGTCTGTTAGCTCATCATTGCCGATGCACGAGCTCATCGACATCGTACCACGCCGATTTAAAATTGCGACGCCTGACTCAGTAGAGAAACGTGTGTTGTCAGCGCTGCCAGGCTCTTCTATTTCACATGTCAGCCAAGTACCCAGTGCGATACCAGTGAGACCAGGCTTTAGCTACTTCACCATCGAACCGGTAGGCGAGCTATATGACGAAATGCTCAAATCTGAATCTATCTGTATTTATGTACCCAATGGCTTTGATGATTTAAAAATAGAGCTGATGGCTATCGTACAGTAA
- a CDS encoding M15 family metallopeptidase → MIYLTVSVFTLLSILMMVMLFDRQLCGRLLDKVMVFFHRLSSLKFKRPSIKTPKKAFDYRIKQFIRFISDIDVSRIPVISALSFLIVMATVGLCYALITNHSLEVYHTNDTVASTTNLQISQLLIGERLRPPSPPPEELFAELEAEIASYQADKTEEGYWPNNQTNIPQIDRPLMLPEPDLSDLNTQDHSTGYSGDMLAAHLNNGHINIKNADRNWQKMNSDFVQRLLTVYKVMSDQYGYDMVLLEGYRSPARQARLLKKGTHVTKAGSYKSYHQFGLAGDSAFIRNGKIVISEKDPWAMRGYKLYGKVAKSAGLVWGGDWRMMDLGHVELRKKGVLGRPEMAEILTSQ, encoded by the coding sequence ATGATTTACTTGACTGTATCGGTCTTTACATTGCTCTCTATCCTCATGATGGTCATGCTTTTTGATCGGCAGCTATGTGGGCGACTATTAGATAAAGTAATGGTGTTTTTTCATCGATTGTCTAGCCTAAAATTCAAGCGTCCATCAATAAAGACACCAAAGAAAGCATTTGATTATCGTATCAAGCAGTTTATTCGTTTTATTTCAGATATAGATGTTTCTCGTATTCCAGTGATATCGGCATTGTCTTTTTTGATTGTCATGGCAACGGTTGGATTGTGTTATGCCCTGATTACCAATCATTCTCTGGAGGTTTATCATACCAACGATACCGTGGCTAGCACGACAAATTTGCAAATCAGTCAACTACTTATAGGAGAGCGTCTGCGTCCGCCGTCGCCTCCGCCAGAGGAGCTGTTTGCTGAACTAGAAGCTGAGATTGCAAGCTACCAAGCTGACAAGACAGAGGAAGGGTATTGGCCAAATAATCAGACAAATATACCTCAGATTGATAGACCGCTAATGCTCCCTGAGCCTGATTTGTCTGACTTAAACACTCAAGATCATAGCACTGGCTATTCAGGTGACATGTTGGCTGCACATCTAAACAATGGTCATATCAATATCAAAAATGCTGACCGTAATTGGCAAAAAATGAACTCGGATTTTGTTCAACGGCTGTTGACTGTGTATAAAGTAATGAGTGACCAATATGGCTATGACATGGTGCTGCTAGAAGGCTATCGTAGCCCTGCAAGGCAAGCAAGACTATTGAAAAAAGGCACTCATGTAACGAAGGCAGGATCATACAAGAGCTATCATCAGTTTGGTTTGGCGGGCGATAGCGCCTTTATCAGAAATGGTAAAATTGTCATAAGCGAAAAGGATCCTTGGGCAATGCGAGGCTATAAATTATATGGTAAAGTAGCCAAATCTGCCGGACTTGTGTGGGGTGGTGATTGGCGTATGATGGATCTTGGGCATGTCGAGCTGCGCAAAAAAGGCGTGCTCGGTCGCCCAGAAATGGCTGAGATTTTGACCAGTCAATAA
- the tssM gene encoding type VI secretion system membrane subunit TssM, producing the protein MFSRFFHLIYNPRVLLALGLIVALVLLYDYVAIKTFVIIIGVLITCTVLGALGYYLWKKRKLASDELANLVEDNGNESQGDDSLHVAKDENAQEVQALRQQMQDAIKTIRKSKIGDQTGKAALYELPWYMVIGNPAAGKSSAVLHSGLKFPFMEQGNKLSVKGVGGTRNCDWFFSTEGILLDTAGRYSVYEEDRSEWLSFLSLLKKNRPKAPINGIIIAVSIAELTKNDPNYALDLAKNLRSRVQDLTEQLEVYAPVYVVFTKMDLISGFRDFFNDYEQEERSQVWGATIPYPEDPENINITDVFEEHFDVLVNGLKDLSTTKLSLRHQRTVSPSLMTFPMEFQSLRPMIRTLMHALFEDNPFQFKPILRGFYFTSALQDGQVSSQMTLQMVQNYDLHPPAIPLNAQQEAADKPYFLQDLFSKVILKDKHLVKQHKNRHKRSHRSLATLAAVVTLCAAVGLWTWSYANNKQLTERVVADLQQVAALQKNSNGDLQSQLESLNILQSRIEQLEGYEDDKPLSLSFGLYQGDKLKQKLLAEYYNGISIIVLAPTKQNIETFLTEVNTNADQLEVRTEDSSTDDTSDAAVNDAYIQSDPTDVEDAYNALKAYLMLGNHDNLEASHLSDQMTRFWRNWLEANRADMPRDKMIRQAERILSFTLAHVDDPAFPLIQNDLGLIDKTRSNLSKVSKGQPARERVYSEIKMRASARFPSVTVAQITQNNANEALLGSYVISGTFTKEAWEAFVSDEIDKAATTRVVADDWVLATSSQDDLTLTGSPEQIRQYLVNRYKQEYISEWKRFLSQVYVRDSTGFDDHAVLLNQLSNAAESPLKTLFETVDRQTQWDNKAANQAAGNGGESRRSFVNWFKQTILRQSPAELRQAEAAMNNGGSSNNAAPVAQASSGVIAQEFSSIHALVTPREENQDLSLLDSYLVSLGDIRTRFNNIARSDDIGPDALLFASQTLSPEGSELTKSLQILDEQILSQANSEIKQLVRPLLSEPLTRSFNMLLTPTKAEINKVWKAQVYKPFLDNLGSKYPFTANANLEATPAEIGQFFGEDGYVARFVNETLSPFIIRRGDQISSKIWNGAGLGLNPQFVADFGRYFTNYMGSNSTGAAGANNTGGAANQTTFQIMPLPVSGLTEYTIVVDGQQLRYRMGTQAWTTFVWPNPSSQPGASIRAKDYDGRDFTVFEEAGSFGVERLINSARRTELGNDIFEMAWSGDGITISVRFRIISGSGSSTTTGQGRSTNPFTGMKLPEEIIALGVTRTARPISDNNAVDGDTPNAGSGTNQPVPTGEQNTSNVTPPARTSTVTPNTNSENSPPVQPPTDSTTATDDRSAVTEQQEQTP; encoded by the coding sequence ATGTTTTCAAGGTTTTTTCATCTTATCTATAACCCAAGAGTATTATTGGCGCTGGGGCTCATTGTCGCTCTAGTCTTACTTTATGATTATGTGGCTATTAAAACCTTTGTCATAATCATTGGCGTCCTAATCACATGTACGGTACTGGGGGCACTTGGCTATTACCTGTGGAAAAAACGTAAGCTTGCCTCAGATGAGCTGGCAAACTTAGTGGAGGATAATGGCAACGAGAGCCAAGGTGACGATAGCCTTCATGTGGCCAAAGATGAAAACGCTCAAGAAGTGCAGGCGCTACGTCAGCAAATGCAAGATGCCATTAAAACCATTCGCAAATCAAAGATAGGCGATCAAACAGGCAAAGCGGCGTTATATGAGCTGCCGTGGTATATGGTCATTGGTAATCCTGCAGCAGGCAAAAGCTCTGCAGTGCTACACTCTGGCTTAAAATTCCCCTTTATGGAGCAAGGTAACAAGCTATCCGTTAAAGGCGTCGGCGGTACACGTAACTGCGATTGGTTTTTTTCGACTGAAGGTATCTTGCTCGACACCGCAGGACGTTACTCCGTCTATGAAGAAGATCGCTCAGAATGGTTGTCATTTTTAAGCCTACTCAAAAAGAATCGACCTAAAGCACCGATCAATGGCATCATCATCGCGGTCAGTATCGCCGAACTCACCAAAAATGACCCAAACTATGCATTGGATTTGGCCAAGAATCTGCGAAGCCGTGTGCAAGACTTAACTGAACAGTTAGAAGTCTATGCGCCTGTCTATGTGGTCTTTACTAAAATGGATTTAATTTCAGGCTTCCGTGACTTCTTTAATGACTATGAGCAAGAAGAGCGCAGCCAAGTATGGGGCGCGACCATCCCCTACCCTGAAGACCCAGAAAATATCAATATCACTGACGTATTCGAAGAACATTTTGATGTCTTGGTCAATGGTCTAAAAGACTTGAGCACCACTAAGCTATCCTTACGTCATCAGCGCACGGTATCTCCCAGTCTAATGACTTTCCCAATGGAATTTCAGTCATTACGTCCCATGATACGGACGCTGATGCATGCGTTGTTTGAGGACAACCCTTTCCAATTTAAGCCCATATTGCGTGGCTTTTACTTTACCAGCGCCTTGCAGGACGGGCAAGTTAGCAGCCAAATGACGTTGCAAATGGTACAAAATTACGATTTGCACCCACCTGCGATACCGCTCAATGCGCAGCAAGAAGCCGCAGACAAGCCTTATTTTTTACAAGATCTATTTTCTAAAGTCATTTTAAAAGACAAGCATTTGGTCAAGCAGCATAAAAACCGACACAAGCGCAGTCATCGTTCGCTTGCGACGCTAGCTGCTGTCGTGACTTTGTGTGCGGCTGTCGGTCTGTGGACATGGTCTTATGCCAATAATAAACAGCTCACTGAGCGTGTCGTGGCTGACTTACAGCAAGTCGCAGCGCTACAAAAAAATTCTAACGGTGATTTACAATCCCAGCTTGAGTCGCTCAATATTCTACAAAGTCGAATCGAGCAGCTTGAAGGCTATGAAGACGACAAGCCGCTGTCTTTAAGTTTTGGCCTCTATCAAGGCGATAAGCTTAAGCAAAAATTGCTAGCAGAATATTATAACGGCATCAGCATCATCGTCTTAGCGCCAACCAAACAAAATATCGAAACGTTTTTGACCGAAGTAAATACCAATGCCGATCAATTAGAAGTCCGTACAGAAGACTCAAGCACTGATGACACCTCTGATGCTGCCGTTAATGATGCTTATATCCAGTCCGACCCCACAGACGTTGAAGATGCTTATAACGCGCTCAAAGCTTATCTCATGCTTGGCAATCATGACAATTTAGAGGCCAGTCATTTGAGTGATCAGATGACCCGTTTTTGGCGCAACTGGCTCGAAGCCAATCGCGCTGACATGCCGCGTGACAAGATGATTCGCCAAGCTGAGCGTATCTTGAGTTTTACCTTGGCTCATGTCGACGACCCCGCCTTTCCATTGATCCAAAATGACTTAGGGCTGATAGACAAAACCCGTAGCAATTTATCCAAGGTTAGCAAAGGTCAACCTGCTCGTGAGCGTGTTTACTCAGAGATTAAAATGCGTGCATCTGCCCGCTTCCCATCGGTCACGGTTGCACAGATCACGCAAAACAATGCTAATGAAGCACTGCTTGGTAGCTATGTCATTTCAGGCACTTTTACTAAAGAGGCATGGGAGGCTTTCGTCAGTGATGAGATTGATAAAGCTGCCACCACAAGAGTGGTCGCCGATGATTGGGTGTTGGCCACCAGCAGCCAAGATGACCTTACCTTGACGGGCAGTCCTGAACAGATACGACAATATCTGGTCAATCGCTATAAGCAAGAATATATCAGTGAATGGAAACGTTTTTTATCTCAAGTGTATGTTCGGGATAGCACAGGCTTCGATGATCATGCGGTCTTATTAAATCAGCTGTCCAATGCCGCAGAGTCACCGTTAAAAACCCTGTTTGAGACAGTAGATCGCCAAACTCAATGGGACAATAAAGCGGCTAATCAAGCAGCTGGCAATGGTGGCGAATCTCGTCGCTCATTTGTCAATTGGTTTAAGCAAACCATCCTGCGTCAAAGCCCTGCTGAGCTGCGGCAAGCAGAAGCAGCGATGAATAATGGTGGTAGCTCTAATAACGCCGCGCCTGTAGCACAAGCAAGCTCAGGTGTGATTGCGCAAGAATTCTCCTCTATACATGCGCTAGTAACGCCAAGAGAAGAAAATCAGGATCTGTCATTATTAGACAGCTATTTAGTCAGCTTAGGCGATATCAGAACCCGTTTTAACAATATCGCTCGTAGTGACGACATCGGCCCTGATGCTTTGTTGTTTGCCTCACAAACCCTCAGCCCCGAAGGCTCAGAGTTAACCAAATCTCTACAGATATTAGATGAGCAGATCCTGAGTCAAGCCAACTCTGAAATAAAACAACTGGTTCGTCCGTTGTTGAGTGAGCCACTGACTCGTTCATTTAACATGCTGCTGACGCCCACTAAGGCTGAGATTAATAAAGTTTGGAAAGCGCAGGTCTATAAGCCTTTCCTCGATAATTTAGGCAGTAAGTATCCCTTTACCGCCAATGCAAACTTAGAAGCGACGCCTGCAGAGATCGGTCAATTCTTCGGCGAAGATGGCTATGTGGCGCGATTCGTCAACGAAACGTTATCGCCCTTTATCATTCGCCGCGGCGATCAAATCTCCAGTAAAATCTGGAATGGTGCAGGTCTGGGTCTCAACCCGCAGTTTGTCGCTGATTTTGGCCGTTACTTTACCAATTATATGGGCAGCAATAGCACAGGCGCTGCTGGTGCGAATAATACTGGTGGCGCTGCCAATCAAACCACTTTTCAAATCATGCCATTACCCGTCAGCGGTTTGACTGAATATACTATTGTGGTCGATGGTCAACAGTTGCGTTATCGCATGGGTACTCAAGCGTGGACAACGTTTGTATGGCCAAATCCAAGTAGCCAACCTGGTGCCAGTATTCGAGCCAAGGACTATGATGGCAGAGACTTTACTGTCTTTGAAGAAGCAGGCAGCTTTGGGGTAGAAAGGCTCATTAACAGTGCACGCCGTACTGAACTTGGCAATGATATCTTTGAGATGGCATGGTCTGGTGACGGTATCACTATCTCTGTACGCTTTAGAATCATCAGCGGCAGCGGCAGTAGTACCACTACCGGTCAAGGTCGCTCTACCAATCCCTTTACCGGAATGAAACTACCAGAGGAGATTATTGCCCTTGGTGTCACACGTACAGCAAGGCCAATTTCTGATAATAATGCTGTTGATGGCGATACTCCTAATGCGGGTTCTGGCACCAATCAGCCAGTACCGACTGGCGAGCAAAATACAAGCAATGTCACGCCGCCAGCCCGCACATCTACTGTAACCCCTAATACTAATAGTGAAAACAGTCCACCAGTGCAACCGCCTACTGATAGCACGACGGCTACTGATGATCGTTCAGCCGTGACTGAACAGCAGGAGCAAACGCCATGA
- the tagF gene encoding type VI secretion system-associated protein TagF — protein MTPDSLPLVYFGKLPARGDFVRARAHISETNAIDEWVSEALAVSESVFSGIPIDNVSNHNFAFLNFSHIDTRANEIITGVLIPSHDSSYRNYPLIGFGVLHLDKPKNWMNYLPVKSSALWNDTYEVLSMAKSKTDNTDLMEHLNHSQLSIDTNASTYYYDFINTTTLHDIAILMNIDKAQLIQQIIATGLLFLPTFTKGFHGLNKAICWSLTSDRENSIHMATFWHDLINGFYQPHQLYLNTYLYRVANCYRLLMSFTKPDGRILKQISESEKTYPEDWVVIAHSDWTQGYIDEDIGLTRFNKVLLQDNLYLYDTRQLFKKTFLAQ, from the coding sequence ATGACTCCAGACTCCTTGCCTTTAGTATATTTTGGAAAATTGCCTGCTCGCGGGGACTTTGTACGGGCGCGCGCTCATATCTCTGAGACCAATGCCATTGATGAGTGGGTCAGCGAAGCGTTAGCCGTGTCGGAAAGTGTATTTAGCGGAATTCCGATAGACAATGTCAGTAATCATAACTTTGCCTTTTTAAATTTCAGTCATATCGATACTAGAGCTAATGAGATTATCACCGGCGTTTTGATCCCTAGTCACGATAGTAGCTATAGAAATTACCCATTGATAGGTTTTGGCGTGCTTCATCTCGATAAACCGAAAAACTGGATGAACTATCTGCCCGTCAAGTCATCAGCGCTTTGGAATGACACTTATGAAGTTTTAAGCATGGCCAAATCCAAAACTGACAATACCGATCTTATGGAGCATCTCAACCATAGCCAACTCAGCATCGATACTAATGCCAGTACTTACTACTATGATTTTATCAATACCACTACGTTGCATGATATAGCGATCTTAATGAACATTGATAAAGCGCAACTGATACAGCAAATCATTGCCACTGGCCTGTTATTTTTACCGACCTTTACTAAGGGTTTCCATGGCTTAAATAAAGCCATCTGCTGGTCACTTACCTCTGATAGAGAAAACTCGATACACATGGCCACTTTTTGGCACGATCTCATCAATGGTTTTTATCAGCCACACCAGCTCTACTTGAATACCTACTTATATCGTGTCGCTAATTGCTATCGCCTGCTCATGAGTTTTACTAAACCCGATGGACGTATACTCAAGCAAATATCAGAAAGTGAAAAAACTTATCCTGAAGATTGGGTGGTCATCGCTCATAGCGACTGGACTCAAGGATATATTGATGAAGACATTGGGTTGACACGGTTTAATAAAGTATTGTTACAAGATAATTTATATCTGTATGATACTAGGCAATTGTTTAAAAAAACTTTTTTAGCACAATAA
- a CDS encoding OmpA family protein, protein MKVLSRMTKPKRTNHAKNLLLAAAITLPMSAVVFAEHNDTHVTNNSQNVPVVIKGVVATSSDKQQLLDKLKAQYPDKPVRDEIEVRSNISIPTNWQQIATTIIDSDISNIRQGRIDIHGTTISLHGKVSSLEQKQAIQNRIHSRLTDLYQLENQLVVVEGEQRLIDETLGNRIVEFESGSTNLTPMGLGILDDMAGVLQRVGDKPVLITGHTDNVGNSTANLALSNKRAEAVKQYLIGRNINATRLSTTGKGDSDPIASNDNEEGRTRNRRIEFTLNE, encoded by the coding sequence ATGAAAGTCCTCTCTAGAATGACAAAACCCAAGCGAACAAATCACGCGAAAAACCTGCTATTAGCCGCCGCTATCACCCTGCCTATGAGCGCCGTTGTATTTGCAGAACATAACGACACTCATGTGACAAATAATTCACAAAATGTGCCAGTGGTCATCAAGGGTGTGGTCGCTACCAGCTCAGACAAACAGCAACTGCTCGACAAGCTAAAAGCACAGTATCCTGATAAACCTGTCAGAGATGAAATCGAAGTACGTTCGAACATCAGTATACCAACCAACTGGCAACAGATAGCCACGACTATCATTGATAGCGATATCTCTAACATTCGTCAAGGGCGTATCGACATTCATGGGACGACCATTAGCTTACATGGCAAGGTAAGCAGCCTTGAACAAAAGCAAGCCATTCAAAACCGTATTCACTCTCGCCTAACTGATCTCTATCAATTAGAAAATCAGCTGGTCGTGGTAGAAGGTGAACAACGCCTCATAGACGAAACTTTAGGCAACCGTATCGTCGAGTTCGAGTCTGGTAGCACCAATCTAACGCCTATGGGCCTTGGTATCTTAGACGATATGGCAGGGGTGTTACAGCGGGTCGGTGATAAGCCTGTTCTTATTACAGGTCATACCGATAATGTCGGCAATTCTACTGCCAATCTTGCCCTATCAAATAAGCGTGCAGAAGCCGTCAAACAATACTTGATCGGTCGAAATATAAATGCAACTCGTCTCAGTACTACTGGTAAAGGGGACTCAGATCCTATCGCTAGTAACGACAACGAAGAAGGTCGCACTCGCAATCGCCGTATCGAATTTACCCTTAATGAATAA